The genomic DNA CGCGGTCCGCGGGTGATGTCGCCATACTTTGCCGTGGTGCTGATCGAATAGCGCATGTTGGCGATGCCGCCCTGATAGATCAGGTCCACGATCAATTTCACTTCATGCAGACACTCGAAATAGGCCATCTCAGGCGAATACCCGGCCTCGACGAGCGTCTCGAACCCGGCCTGGATCAGGGAGGTCAACCCTCCGCACAACACCGCCTGCTCGCCGAACAAATCCGTTTCGGTTTCTTCACGGAAGTTCGTTTCAATGATGCCGGCCCGTCCGCCGCCGATGGCGCTGGCGTAGGCCAAACCCACCTGGCGCGTGTTGCCGCTGGGATCCTGATGCAATGCCAGCAAACAAGGAACGCCGCTGCCTTTTGTATATTCCGACCGCACCAGGTGCCCCGGTCCCTTGGGCGCCACCATGAAGACGTTGATGTCCGCGGGCGGCACAATCTGCCCGAAGTGAATATTGAACCCGTGACCGAAGGCCAAATAGGACCCGGGCTTCAGATTCGGAGCGATCTCCTGGCGGTAAATGGCCGCCTGTGCCTCATCCGGAGCCAGAATCATGATGACATCGGAGGCTTTGACGGCATCGGCCACCGGCATGACCTTCAGTCCGCTCGCTTCCGCCTTCTTCCAGGAACTGCCTTCACGCAAACCCACGACGACATTGGCGCCGCTTTCCTTGAGATTGAGCGAATGGGCATGGCCCTGGCTGCCATAGCCGATCACGGCCACTTTCTTTCCGCGAATGAGCTGTAAATCGGCATCTTTGTCGTAATAGATCTTCATACATCACTCCTGAAGGTTCATAGGGCACATGGGTGGAAACGACAGTTGCACACAGGGGATGAGCGAATTATTCCCGGGCGATCTTTTTGGGTTGGCTGAGGGCCGGCCGGATCGCTTCACGCGCAATCGCCACTCGCCCCGTTCGAATCAGTTCCTTGATGCCGAGCGGCTGGAGCAGATTAATGATGGCCTCGAGCTTCTTTGGATCACCCGTCACCTCGATGGTGTAGGTCGAGGGCGTCGAGTCAATCACGTTGGCCCGGAAAATATCTGCGATCCGGAGCGCTTCGGCTCGGTCTTCTGCCTTGGTATGAACCTTGATGAGCGCCGTCTCCCGCGAAACGAATTCACTCTCATTGAGATCCACGACCTTGATGACATCGATCAGCTTATTCAGCTGCTTGACGATTTGTTCCACGATCCGTTCGTCCCCCGACGTGACGATGGTCATCTGCGACATCGAGGGATCCAGCGTGGGGGCGACCGACAAACTTTCGATATTGAAGCCGCGGCCGCTGAACAACCCGGCCACGCGGGATAACACGCCGAACTTATTTTCTACCGTGACCGAAATGATATGTTCCATCGGAAAACTCTATCCTGATAGCTGTCGGCTGACAGCGTGATTTAAGCGGTTAAGATCGTGTCCTTATCTTCGTCGGACCCGGTGCTGGGCGCGCCGGCCATTCTTCGCTTCAGTTCAGGCGGATCTTCGAGAATCATCTCGTGATTGCACCCGCCCGCCGGAATCATCGGATAACAATTCTCATAGGGATAGGTCGGCACATCGACGACGACGGGCTTGTCGGTCGCGATGGCTTCCTTCAACACGGTATCCAGATCCCCGACCTTGCTTGCGCGCAAACCGACCGCCCCATAGGCTTCGGCCAGCTTCACGAAATCCGGCGTGGTGTCGAGGTAGCTCGACGCATACCGTCCTTCGTAAAACAGGTCCTGCCACTGCCGAACCATGCCGTGGAAACGATTGTTCAGAATAATCACCTTGACCGGCAGCTTCGACACCACCGCGGCGGCCATTTCCTGCATATTCATTTGTATGCTGCCGTCGCCGGCCACACAGAGCACCAATCGATCTCTGAACGCGGCCTGCGCCCCCATAGCAGCCGGAAACCCGAACCCCATGGTACCCAAACCGCCCGAGGTCAACCAGCGATTCGGTCGGGCAAGCTTGAAGTACTGCGCCGTCCACATCTGGTGCTGGCCCACATCGGTCGCCACGATCGGATCACGATCCTTCGTCAGTTCATACAACCGCTTGACGACATGTTGCGGTTTAATCGCCCCATCAGGCTCCTGCTGGTAGGCCAACGGATGCGCCTGCTGCCATTCGCGGATTTGATCCCACCAGGGCTTGCGCAGATCCTTTTGGTTCCCGTTCACGGTGGCACGGAGAATTTGATTCAGCTCCCGTAAGACGGCCTTGCAATCGCCCACGATGGGAATATCGACATGGATATTCTTCCGGATAGAGGTCGGATCGATATCGATGTGAATGACCTTCGCGAACGGGCAGAACTCCGACACCTTCCCCGTCACGCGATCATCGAAACGTGCCCCCACGGCAATAACGAGATCGGAGTAATGGACAGCCATGTTGGCACAATAGGTGCCGTGCATGCCCATCATGCCCATGGACTGCGGATGTTCGCCCGGGAACGCCCCCAGGCCCATCAATGTCATATCCACGGGGATCTGAGTCATCTCCGCCAATTCGAGCAACTCTTTGGATGCCTGCGAAAAGACGACGCCCCCACCGACATACAGAATGGGCTTCTTCGCCTTCATGATGGCTTCGGCAGCCTGCTTAATCTGCCACTTATTTCCCTCGTAGGTCGGATTGTAGCCGCGGATTGAGACCGAGCTGGGATAGGTGAACTCTGTTTTGGCCATGGACACGTCTTTAGGAATATCCACCAAGACCGGTCCTGGACGGCCGGTCGTGGCGATATAGAACGCTTCCTTGATGGTCGTCGCCAGGTCGTTCACGTCCTTCACGAGGAAATTGTATTTTGTGCAAGGCCGGCTAAGGCCGATGTTGTCGGCTTCCTGAAAGGCGTCGTTGCCGATCAAACTCGTTGAGACCTGCCCGCTGATACACACC from Nitrospira sp. ND1 includes the following:
- the ilvB gene encoding biosynthetic-type acetolactate synthase large subunit, which encodes MKLTGSEILIECLKAEGVKTIFALPGGVVLKIFDMLHQQKDIEVVLTRHEQGAGHMAEGYAKATGKAGVCLVTSGPGMTNVITALADAYMDSVPLVCISGQVSTSLIGNDAFQEADNIGLSRPCTKYNFLVKDVNDLATTIKEAFYIATTGRPGPVLVDIPKDVSMAKTEFTYPSSVSIRGYNPTYEGNKWQIKQAAEAIMKAKKPILYVGGGVVFSQASKELLELAEMTQIPVDMTLMGLGAFPGEHPQSMGMMGMHGTYCANMAVHYSDLVIAVGARFDDRVTGKVSEFCPFAKVIHIDIDPTSIRKNIHVDIPIVGDCKAVLRELNQILRATVNGNQKDLRKPWWDQIREWQQAHPLAYQQEPDGAIKPQHVVKRLYELTKDRDPIVATDVGQHQMWTAQYFKLARPNRWLTSGGLGTMGFGFPAAMGAQAAFRDRLVLCVAGDGSIQMNMQEMAAAVVSKLPVKVIILNNRFHGMVRQWQDLFYEGRYASSYLDTTPDFVKLAEAYGAVGLRASKVGDLDTVLKEAIATDKPVVVDVPTYPYENCYPMIPAGGCNHEMILEDPPELKRRMAGAPSTGSDEDKDTILTA
- the ilvC gene encoding ketol-acid reductoisomerase, which gives rise to MKIYYDKDADLQLIRGKKVAVIGYGSQGHAHSLNLKESGANVVVGLREGSSWKKAEASGLKVMPVADAVKASDVIMILAPDEAQAAIYRQEIAPNLKPGSYLAFGHGFNIHFGQIVPPADINVFMVAPKGPGHLVRSEYTKGSGVPCLLALHQDPSGNTRQVGLAYASAIGGGRAGIIETNFREETETDLFGEQAVLCGGLTSLIQAGFETLVEAGYSPEMAYFECLHEVKLIVDLIYQGGIANMRYSISTTAKYGDITRGPRVVTDQTKQEMKKILGEIQSGQFAKEWVLENQANRPVYNALLKKGEGHPIEEVGARLRSMMPWLKKDQLVDKNKN
- the ilvN gene encoding acetolactate synthase small subunit, yielding MEHIISVTVENKFGVLSRVAGLFSGRGFNIESLSVAPTLDPSMSQMTIVTSGDERIVEQIVKQLNKLIDVIKVVDLNESEFVSRETALIKVHTKAEDRAEALRIADIFRANVIDSTPSTYTIEVTGDPKKLEAIINLLQPLGIKELIRTGRVAIAREAIRPALSQPKKIARE